The following coding sequences lie in one Candidatus Dadabacteria bacterium genomic window:
- the nuoE gene encoding NADH-quinone oxidoreductase subunit NuoE gives MRRFGLPFPPRLRDKIQEIADDHETRLSALIPVLREVQNEFGWLSTESMEEVAETLDIPASSVQNVASFYTMFFTEPVGTHVMWLCRTLSCALRGAEGLEHHLCKRLGVKTGETTADGKITFLEAECLASCGTAPAMLVDDTLYENLTESEVDRIVDEIKRRE, from the coding sequence GTGAGGAGGTTCGGATTGCCTTTCCCCCCCAGGCTAAGAGATAAGATACAAGAAATAGCGGATGACCACGAAACCAGGCTTTCGGCGCTTATTCCCGTCCTGCGGGAAGTGCAGAACGAATTCGGCTGGCTTTCCACCGAATCCATGGAAGAAGTCGCCGAGACACTTGATATTCCCGCCTCTTCGGTTCAGAACGTCGCGTCATTTTACACCATGTTTTTCACAGAACCCGTGGGGACTCACGTTATGTGGCTCTGCAGAACCCTTTCCTGTGCGCTTCGCGGAGCCGAGGGGTTGGAGCATCACCTATGCAAGCGCCTGGGAGTAAAAACCGGTGAAACAACGGCCGACGGAAAAATAACCTTTCTCGAAGCGGAATGTCTTGCCTCCTGCGGTACCGCCCCCGCCATGCTCGTGGACGATACTCTTTACGAGAACCTCACCGAGTCGGAAGTTGACAGAATAGTTGATGAAATTAAGAGAAGGGAATGA
- the dnaB gene encoding replicative DNA helicase produces MDSLTKSPLPSNEEAERAVLGSVLIESSSINQVLEILIAEDFYNESHSKIMNCMIDLDREGTPIDVLTLYEWMDSKGIIEEVGGAAYLTYLVSTVPTAGNVAHYARIVKDKSVLRKLVLTATDIAHRGYGPDIEVDEFLDRAEQSILDIAQNKIKPSFWHSRELAPVAIDNIERLYKKKELITGLRTGFEKLDHLTSGLQRSDLVIIAARPGAGKTSLCLNIISNAALNEDLSVAMFSLEMTKEQLMMRLLSINSKVSFSAMRSGYIRDNDLERLFDSAERYASASIFIDDTPALTVLEIRAKARRLKKDNRLDLIVVDYLQLMRGSSRNETREREIAEISGALKALAKELDVPVIGISQLSRQTEARTDRRPQLSDLRESGAIEQDADVVLFIHRQDIYRKNPEEKDGMAELIIGKQRNGPTGTVKLVFLEQNGIPSFENPSDEFEEGFV; encoded by the coding sequence ATGGACAGTCTGACGAAATCACCCCTTCCGAGCAACGAAGAGGCGGAGCGCGCTGTACTGGGCTCTGTACTCATTGAAAGCAGCTCGATAAACCAGGTCCTCGAAATCCTTATAGCCGAGGATTTCTATAACGAAAGCCACTCCAAGATAATGAACTGCATGATAGATCTTGACAGGGAGGGCACACCCATCGACGTTCTTACCCTGTATGAGTGGATGGACTCCAAGGGGATCATAGAAGAAGTCGGGGGAGCCGCCTACCTCACCTACTTGGTCTCGACCGTTCCCACGGCGGGAAACGTCGCTCATTACGCGAGGATAGTAAAAGACAAGTCCGTCCTGAGGAAACTGGTGCTCACCGCAACTGACATAGCCCACCGCGGGTACGGACCCGATATCGAAGTTGACGAGTTCCTGGACAGGGCGGAGCAGTCAATCCTCGACATCGCCCAGAACAAGATAAAGCCAAGCTTCTGGCACTCAAGGGAGCTCGCACCGGTGGCGATAGACAATATCGAGAGGCTCTACAAGAAAAAAGAGCTCATAACCGGCTTAAGAACCGGCTTTGAGAAACTCGACCACCTGACCTCGGGTCTTCAGAGATCTGATCTCGTGATAATTGCCGCGCGCCCGGGGGCGGGAAAAACATCGCTCTGCCTTAACATAATAAGCAACGCCGCATTGAACGAAGACCTCTCAGTGGCCATGTTCTCGCTTGAGATGACGAAGGAGCAGCTCATGATGAGACTTCTTTCCATAAACTCGAAAGTCAGTTTTTCGGCAATGCGAAGCGGGTACATAAGGGATAACGACCTGGAGAGGCTGTTTGATTCAGCCGAGAGGTACGCGAGCGCGAGCATCTTTATAGACGACACCCCGGCACTCACGGTGCTTGAGATAAGGGCAAAGGCGAGACGGCTTAAGAAGGACAACCGCCTCGACCTGATCGTGGTTGACTATCTGCAGCTCATGAGAGGAAGCTCGAGAAATGAAACCCGGGAAAGGGAAATAGCGGAGATCTCGGGCGCCCTGAAGGCGCTTGCCAAGGAACTTGACGTTCCGGTAATAGGAATCTCGCAGCTAAGCCGCCAGACCGAAGCCAGAACCGACCGCCGTCCCCAGCTCTCAGACCTCAGGGAAAGCGGCGCCATAGAGCAGGACGCAGACGTAGTGCTCTTCATTCACCGCCAAGACATATACAGAAAAAACCCCGAAGAAAAAGATGGCATGGCGGAACTCATAATCGGAAAGCAGAGAAACGGGCCCACGGGCACGGTGAAGCTGGTGTTTCTTGAGCAAAACGGGATTCCGAGCTTCGAGAATCCTTCGGACGAATTCGAAGAGGGATTCGTCTAG
- a CDS encoding O-methyltransferase, with amino-acid sequence MDEGAIITNPEIEDYILSLYPRVHEVFYEMEKRAEGSDVKIVGPLVGRFFSQICLLRRPQSIFEMGSGFGYSALWFSLFLGDGGVVTCTDWLEENAEAARGYFTRAGQIRKLRFVCGDALEVLANSDRKFDMIFNDIDKENYPQVIELARERLNPGGMLITDNVLWGGRVLGGGGSESTEGVLEFNRLLFSDPEFFSTVVPLRDGVALSVRI; translated from the coding sequence ATGGACGAAGGCGCAATTATAACGAACCCCGAGATCGAAGATTACATTCTCTCTCTCTATCCTCGCGTCCACGAGGTTTTCTATGAGATGGAAAAGCGGGCTGAGGGAAGCGACGTGAAAATAGTGGGGCCTCTTGTGGGAAGGTTTTTTTCGCAGATATGCCTTCTGCGCAGGCCGCAAAGCATTTTTGAGATGGGTTCCGGGTTCGGGTACTCGGCCCTTTGGTTCTCCCTTTTTCTGGGTGACGGAGGCGTGGTAACCTGTACGGACTGGCTTGAGGAAAACGCGGAGGCGGCGCGCGGGTACTTCACGCGGGCCGGGCAGATTCGCAAGCTCCGCTTTGTCTGCGGGGACGCGCTCGAAGTACTGGCGAATTCGGACCGTAAATTTGATATGATATTCAATGACATAGACAAGGAGAACTACCCGCAGGTCATCGAGCTTGCGCGGGAGAGGCTTAACCCCGGAGGGATGCTCATTACCGATAACGTGCTTTGGGGAGGGAGGGTTCTCGGCGGCGGAGGTTCTGAGAGCACCGAAGGAGTCTTGGAGTTTAACCGGCTTTTGTTCTCGGACCCGGAGTTTTTCTCCACGGTGGTTCCCCTTCGCGACGGGGTGGCGCTAAGTGTCAGGATTTAA
- a CDS encoding glycerate kinase, with amino-acid sequence MSEKLRKDARKLFDQALKEADPGKCVLEHIKLKGKQLKVGGKSFNLSDFESVYVVAFGKAASSMAAALEELLGERITGGIVVSNVRSEQAFQKMDFHLSSHPVPDEKSVEAAKKVVSLLEGSGEKDLVIFLISGGGSSILAMPSEGLTIGDKRAVTQRLMLSGVDTYGLNTVRKKMSQTKGGGLLKKALPSQVITLILSDVVGDRLEFIASGPTVPDTTTYEDAWRVIEALELEHKIPPRVVVHLERGREKNSSPTMDREQYERSGATTVVVGNNHKAIISMEKMAKKMGYNTLFLSSQISGEAREVAKVLAGISFDVQRFGRPVKKPACILFGGETTVNVTGRGRGGRNTETALSFCFEIIGSSGIVGLFAGTDGIDGPTDAAGAICDGQSRLIARSMGISARDHLADNDSYSFFETLGDLIKTGSTGTNVMDVGVVLIGE; translated from the coding sequence ATGAGCGAGAAACTTAGAAAGGACGCAAGGAAGCTTTTTGACCAGGCGCTTAAAGAAGCCGACCCGGGAAAATGCGTTCTGGAGCATATTAAACTCAAAGGCAAGCAACTTAAGGTCGGAGGGAAGAGCTTCAATCTCTCCGATTTCGAGTCGGTGTACGTCGTGGCCTTCGGAAAGGCTGCGTCCTCCATGGCCGCGGCGCTTGAGGAGCTTCTCGGCGAGCGGATAACCGGGGGAATCGTGGTATCAAATGTCCGTTCCGAGCAGGCTTTTCAGAAAATGGATTTTCATCTCTCCTCTCACCCGGTGCCGGATGAAAAAAGCGTCGAGGCGGCGAAAAAAGTAGTCTCGCTTCTCGAAGGATCGGGAGAGAAAGATCTCGTGATTTTCCTCATATCGGGAGGCGGAAGCTCGATACTCGCGATGCCAAGCGAAGGGCTCACCATAGGGGATAAAAGAGCGGTGACCCAGAGACTGATGCTGAGCGGAGTCGACACCTACGGCCTTAACACCGTGAGGAAGAAAATGTCGCAGACAAAAGGAGGAGGGCTTCTTAAAAAAGCCCTGCCCTCGCAGGTCATCACGCTGATTCTCTCGGATGTTGTGGGCGACCGGCTTGAATTCATAGCTTCGGGACCCACGGTTCCCGACACTACGACCTACGAGGACGCGTGGCGGGTCATAGAGGCACTTGAGCTTGAGCATAAAATTCCCCCTAGGGTGGTGGTGCATCTTGAGAGAGGAAGGGAAAAAAACAGTTCTCCCACGATGGACCGCGAGCAGTACGAACGGAGCGGAGCCACCACGGTTGTTGTCGGAAACAATCACAAGGCGATAATCTCTATGGAGAAGATGGCGAAGAAAATGGGGTACAACACGCTTTTTCTCTCCTCCCAGATATCTGGAGAGGCAAGGGAAGTGGCCAAGGTGCTTGCGGGAATCTCCTTTGATGTACAAAGGTTCGGAAGGCCTGTTAAGAAACCCGCCTGCATACTTTTCGGGGGAGAGACAACCGTGAACGTAACGGGGCGGGGACGCGGCGGGCGCAACACCGAGACCGCCCTTTCCTTCTGCTTTGAGATAATAGGGAGTAGTGGAATCGTGGGGCTTTTCGCCGGAACCGACGGAATAGACGGTCCCACGGACGCCGCCGGGGCGATATGCGACGGGCAATCACGCCTGATAGCAAGATCGATGGGCATAAGCGCGAGAGACCATCTTGCCGACAACGACTCTTACTCTTTCTTCGAAACCCTGGGCGATCTTATAAAAACCGGAAGCACGGGAACAAACGTCATGGACGTGGGAGTGGTTCTGATAGGAGAATGA
- a CDS encoding cupin domain-containing protein — translation MKADHLIQRLGLKKLPGEGGYYKETYRSEEMAGEDRSLSTAIYYLITSEENSKMHRVNSDEIFHFYFGDPVQMLLLYPTGESRIVFMGDNLPSGQRTQLVIPKGTWQGAMVVEGEHGYAFMGTTMAPGFELEDFELGAQESLLLRFPQHENLIRELT, via the coding sequence ATGAAAGCCGATCACCTTATACAGAGACTCGGTCTGAAAAAGCTTCCCGGCGAGGGAGGATACTACAAAGAAACTTACAGAAGCGAGGAAATGGCCGGAGAAGACCGCAGTCTTTCAACCGCTATTTACTACCTTATAACCTCAGAGGAGAATTCCAAGATGCACAGGGTGAATTCGGACGAAATTTTTCATTTTTACTTCGGCGATCCCGTCCAGATGCTGCTTCTCTATCCTACGGGAGAATCAAGGATAGTGTTCATGGGAGATAATCTTCCCTCCGGCCAGAGAACCCAGCTTGTGATTCCCAAGGGAACCTGGCAGGGCGCAATGGTGGTGGAGGGAGAGCACGGATACGCTTTTATGGGAACTACGATGGCTCCCGGGTTTGAGCTTGAGGATTTCGAACTGGGCGCGCAGGAGAGCCTTCTGCTGAGATTTCCTCAGCACGAAAACCTCATACGGGAGCTTACGTAA
- a CDS encoding cob(I)yrinic acid a,c-diamide adenosyltransferase — protein sequence MPKKRITTVYTGLGDDGKTSLLGGKRVRKSSPRVDAYGDVDELNSVLGVACTKAVDPRVKELLREIQNALFTVGSDLATPLDSTFSPPRVTAGMAKRLEERIDEFLPEVGELREFVLPGGAEGAAWLHLARTVCRRAERGVEEFFGDSEEGSKILVYLNRLSDLLFVLARVENKAAGTGEIFVDFGRGEDG from the coding sequence ATGCCTAAAAAGAGAATAACTACTGTTTACACTGGTCTTGGAGATGACGGGAAAACTTCGCTTCTGGGCGGAAAAAGGGTGAGGAAATCATCGCCGAGGGTCGATGCGTACGGCGATGTGGACGAGCTTAACTCGGTTCTGGGAGTTGCCTGCACAAAAGCGGTCGATCCCAGGGTTAAGGAGCTTCTGCGGGAAATACAGAACGCGCTTTTCACCGTGGGAAGCGACTTGGCGACCCCGCTGGATTCGACTTTCTCCCCGCCGAGGGTGACCGCGGGGATGGCGAAACGGCTTGAGGAACGGATAGATGAGTTTTTGCCAGAGGTCGGAGAGCTTAGGGAATTTGTTTTGCCTGGAGGGGCGGAGGGCGCCGCCTGGCTTCATCTCGCCCGCACGGTGTGCAGGAGGGCCGAGAGAGGCGTTGAGGAATTTTTCGGGGATTCCGAGGAGGGAAGCAAGATTCTGGTTTACCTTAACCGCCTCTCGGATCTTCTTTTCGTTCTTGCGAGAGTGGAGAATAAGGCCGCGGGGACGGGGGAGATCTTCGTTGATTTCGGACGGGGCGAGGACGGGTGA
- a CDS encoding DUF393 domain-containing protein: MEIPGSEKPVIFFDGVCGFCNRFVDFVMWADVRREIFFSPVQGETAVEFSLYQDEPPRDWKIAYADEEGVYEGADAVLLVLRRLGSLWTLPALLICVPRPVKDYFYGIISRNRYSIFGRRDTCRVPSPEERERFLP; this comes from the coding sequence ATAGAGATTCCGGGATCAGAAAAACCTGTGATTTTTTTTGACGGCGTGTGCGGGTTCTGTAACAGGTTCGTCGATTTCGTGATGTGGGCGGATGTCCGCCGGGAAATATTCTTTTCCCCCGTGCAGGGAGAGACAGCCGTTGAGTTCTCTCTGTATCAGGACGAACCCCCGCGCGATTGGAAGATAGCCTACGCTGATGAAGAAGGGGTTTACGAGGGAGCTGACGCGGTTTTGCTGGTTCTTAGAAGGCTTGGGAGTCTCTGGACACTTCCCGCGCTCCTAATATGCGTCCCCAGGCCTGTAAAAGACTATTTCTACGGAATCATATCGAGGAACCGCTACAGTATTTTCGGTAGAAGGGATACATGCCGGGTACCGTCCCCTGAGGAGAGGGAAAGGTTTTTGCCTTAA